One genomic region from Saprospiraceae bacterium encodes:
- a CDS encoding ATP-binding cassette domain-containing protein, whose product MILAKNVVKSFGEQQVIKNISISFETGKTNLVIGRSGSGKTVLLKMLVGLIKPDAGQIFYDGEEFYSLDKRELQALRMRVGMLFQGSALFDSLSVEENVRFPMDMFTHKTRAEKQKRVDYCLDRVGLAGNNKKYPSEVSGGMQKRVGIARAIVLSPGYLFCDEPNSGLDPKTALLIDELIHDITVENNITTIINTHDMNSVMEIGETVSYLNNGLLEWRGSKDDILKSNNEDLHDFIFASPFLQKLLDEAKMS is encoded by the coding sequence ATGATTTTAGCTAAAAATGTAGTCAAATCATTTGGTGAACAACAAGTCATCAAAAATATCTCGATCTCATTTGAAACAGGCAAGACTAATCTCGTAATTGGACGGAGCGGAAGTGGAAAGACCGTTTTGCTCAAAATGCTGGTAGGCCTTATCAAACCAGATGCAGGACAGATATTTTATGATGGTGAAGAATTTTATAGCCTTGACAAAAGAGAATTGCAGGCTCTGAGGATGAGAGTAGGGATGTTGTTCCAGGGATCAGCGTTATTTGATTCGCTGTCTGTAGAAGAGAATGTAAGGTTTCCGATGGATATGTTTACCCACAAGACCCGTGCAGAAAAACAGAAGCGTGTGGATTATTGTCTCGATCGGGTTGGACTGGCTGGCAACAATAAAAAGTACCCATCGGAAGTATCCGGTGGCATGCAGAAGAGAGTGGGTATAGCCAGAGCCATCGTGCTCAGTCCTGGTTATTTATTTTGCGATGAACCAAACTCTGGATTAGATCCCAAAACTGCGCTCCTTATAGACGAACTTATCCACGACATCACGGTAGAAAATAATATTACTACCATCATCAATACCCATGATATGAACTCCGTCATGGAAATCGGGGAGACTGTATCATATTTGAATAATGGATTATTGGAATGGAGGGGCTCTAAAGATGATATTCTCAAAAGTAACAATGAAGACTTGCATGACTTCATTTTCGCATCTCCATTTTTGCAGAAATTATTGGATGAAGCTAAAATGAGTTAA